The genome window AGCAGGTTTTCGATGCCTTAGGTATCACTATATATCAGATAGCCAAGGAGTTAGGTGAAAACCCATCTAAATTTTATAATATTTTGAATGGTCGGGCAAAACCATCGTACGACACGATAATGAGTTTACTGGCTTGCTACCCGCAAATCAGCGCCGATTACCTGATTCGGGGAACATTGCCAGTACTGAATTCATTAGAGGCTAATGCAAAAGTGATGGTAACCGATGAGGATACGCTTGAAATACCGTTCGTGCCCGTCAGATTTTATGCCACGTTTGTCGAAAGCTACGCCGATGGCTACGGGTCTTCCGAAACTGAATTGTTCCGGGTGCGCAAGCCCGTCCTGAAAGGTCACAAACAGGCGGTCGTGCTGGAAATTTCGGGCAATAGTATGAGTCCGCAGCTGGCGCACGGGGCAAAAGTTCTAGCAGTACCCATCAATGAAAGCGATTGGGAATACCAATCGGGGGGTGTGTACGCAGTGATGTACCGTGATTATTTTGTTGTCAAGCGGATTCGCGATAACGAACTCATCACTCGCAAATACCTGACCTTACACTCCGATAATCCGAACGGCGGCAATGTAACGGTATCACTACAGGACATTCGGGGTATGTGGAAGATAGTGACAATTGTCGAAGCACCCGTGGAATAAACATTCACGGTACCAATCAAAAAAGTCTGTCTTGAGAGCAGACTTTTTTGATTGGTACCAGATAGTATACTACCCGATTGAACCGTCCTATTGCAGGTCCCGCTCCTTGTTTATCTTAAATCTATCAGATAGAGCGTACAGACATGGTTAACCGTGGCTACCGGGTGTAAGAGCACATTGGATGTAGTTTGGCGCTTCAACGGATAGACAGAGCAAATTGAGACTATTTGTGAGGAAAGCTTCGCTATCAGGGAATAAGCAACTACATTTCTACGACTTCTGTTTGTTTTCTGGTTGACTTTCAGTAATTTTGCGACCTGATTTGTGAAAGGTGCCTACTGTGAACTTACCGGCCCTTTCCTGCTGTTTTAGAATCAAATAACTCTCAGTATAACAAGCTAATGGCTCGCGATTTAAATTTCACGAGAAACATCGGTATCGCTGCTCACATTGACGCAGGTAAAACGACCACAACCGAACGAATTCTCTATTACGCCGGAGTAAGCCACAAAATTGGTGAGGTTCACGATGGTGCTGCTACGATGGACTGGATGGAGCAGGAGCAGGAGCGTGGTATCACGATCACTTCTGCTGCTACGACTGTTGACTGGACGTACCGCGAAAATAAGTACCACATCAACATCATCGATACGCCAGGTCACGTTGACTTCACCGTTGAAGTGAACCGTTCGTTGCGCGTTCTTGATGGCCTGGTGTTTCTTTTCAGTGCCGTTGATGGCG of Spirosoma agri contains these proteins:
- a CDS encoding S24 family peptidase — its product is MSLLACYPQISADYLIRGTLPVLNSLEANAKVMVTDEDTLEIPFVPVRFYATFVESYADGYGSSETELFRVRKPVLKGHKQAVVLEISGNSMSPQLAHGAKVLAVPINESDWEYQSGGVYAVMYRDYFVVKRIRDNELITRKYLTLHSDNPNGGNVTVSLQDIRGMWKIVTIVEAPVE